The following proteins are co-located in the Fusobacteria bacterium ZRK30 genome:
- the recO gene encoding DNA repair protein RecO, translating into MKLLKTDGIVIKKVDHSEADRALTLFTKNFGKININISGIRKSKKRHLNGADLFGISNFIFYKKDEYYILSSFELNETFFNLRKDLEKLNISFHILEILNSILVENETRTSLYKLLLNSFRFLDKNNKPTKDYLLLGYFLALLIKEEGIMFNIKDGLYFNIENSIIDNIPTSNKLTEIQKIIIIHLFDEKINDIISLDPCIDDIKNIILLLEDYMNYHLNLKINFKKYF; encoded by the coding sequence ATGAAATTATTAAAAACTGATGGCATAGTAATAAAAAAAGTGGATCACTCTGAAGCTGATCGAGCATTGACATTGTTTACTAAGAATTTTGGCAAGATCAATATCAATATTAGCGGCATCAGAAAATCAAAAAAAAGACATCTTAATGGAGCTGATTTATTCGGGATCTCTAACTTTATATTTTATAAGAAAGATGAATACTATATCTTGAGTTCTTTTGAATTGAATGAGACTTTTTTTAATCTCAGAAAAGATTTGGAAAAATTAAATATTTCTTTTCATATCTTAGAAATTTTAAACTCTATCTTAGTTGAAAATGAAACACGAACAAGTTTATACAAATTACTTTTGAACTCCTTTCGGTTTTTGGACAAAAATAATAAACCTACCAAGGATTATCTCCTTTTAGGTTATTTTTTAGCTCTCCTTATTAAAGAGGAAGGAATTATGTTCAATATAAAAGACGGACTATATTTTAATATAGAAAATTCCATAATAGATAATATCCCGACCTCTAATAAATTAACTGAAATTCAAAAAATTATAATTATACACTTATTCGATGAAAAAATAAATGATATAATCTCTCTAGATCCATGTATAGATGATATTAAAAATATAATTTTACTCTTGGAAGATTATATGAACTACCATTTAAATTTAAAAATAAATTTTAAAAAATATTTTTAG